One genomic region from Listeria monocytogenes encodes:
- a CDS encoding inorganic phosphate transporter: MEGMFLITLVIVLAALAFDLINGFHDTANAIATSVSTKALKPRHAIILAAVMNFVGAISFTGVAKTITKDIVNPFDLDHGELVILAALLSAIAWNLITWYFGIPSSSSHALIGSIAGAAIASAGFAAIEYSGFTKIIIGLLVSPVLAFVVGYTIYSLFKVFLKNLNLATTNRRFRMIQVGTAALQSYTHGTNDAQKSMGIITMALIASGFQTTDDVQLWVQVSCAIAMAIGTSIGGWKIIKTVGGKIMKIKPVNGVAADLSSVIIIFGATFIHLPVSTTHVISSSILGVGTAHRVKGVKWDTAQRMIITWVITLPISATIAALIFYVLRFIL; this comes from the coding sequence ATGGAAGGAATGTTTCTCATCACCCTCGTCATCGTACTTGCCGCGCTAGCATTTGACCTAATCAACGGGTTTCATGATACAGCTAACGCAATTGCGACTAGTGTCTCTACAAAAGCCTTAAAACCACGACATGCGATTATCCTCGCTGCTGTAATGAACTTTGTGGGTGCTATATCATTCACAGGGGTTGCTAAAACAATTACAAAAGACATTGTTAACCCATTTGACTTAGATCACGGGGAACTTGTTATTTTAGCAGCATTACTTTCAGCTATTGCTTGGAATTTAATCACTTGGTATTTCGGAATTCCTAGTAGTTCCTCTCATGCCTTGATTGGTTCCATCGCCGGTGCAGCAATTGCATCAGCTGGATTTGCAGCAATTGAATACAGCGGATTTACTAAAATCATCATTGGTTTATTAGTATCCCCTGTACTTGCTTTCGTAGTCGGTTACACGATATATTCACTCTTCAAGGTTTTCTTGAAGAACTTAAACTTAGCCACGACCAATCGGCGCTTCCGGATGATTCAAGTCGGAACTGCCGCGCTACAATCTTACACACACGGAACCAATGATGCCCAAAAATCAATGGGGATTATCACAATGGCATTAATTGCTAGTGGTTTCCAAACAACGGATGATGTGCAATTATGGGTTCAAGTATCCTGTGCGATTGCTATGGCGATTGGTACGAGTATTGGTGGTTGGAAAATCATCAAAACTGTCGGTGGTAAAATCATGAAAATCAAACCAGTTAATGGTGTAGCAGCTGATTTAAGTTCCGTTATCATTATTTTTGGTGCCACTTTCATTCATTTACCAGTTAGTACAACACACGTAATCAGCTCTTCTATCCTAGGTGTTGGAACAGCTCACCGTGTTAAAGGTGTCAAATGGGATACTGCTCAGCGCATGATTATTACATGGGTTATCACACTTCCTATTTCCGCAACGATTGCAGCACTTATCTTCTATGTGCTAAGATTCATTCTTTAA
- a CDS encoding ABC transporter permease subunit (The N-terminal region of this protein, as described by TIGR01726, is a three transmembrane segment that identifies a subfamily of ABC transporter permease subunits, which specificities that include histidine, arginine, glutamine, glutamate, L-cystine (sic), the opines (in Agrobacterium) octopine and nopaline, etc.): MQKHLLQKFAAILLVFIVVFSGFTSVFAADTEDQTLAKIQEKGVLTVGLSADYPPYEFHQTIDGKDKVVGFDVSIAEKIAKDLDVKLDIKEMNFDSLLGSLKTGKIDMIISGMSPTPERQKEVDFSDPYMFVQQRVVIRKTDKDKFTSVNDFSGVKVGAQKQTTQEELAQNELVGSEVVSLQKVPDLILNLKSNKVDAVVLEGPVAEAYISQDKTLAMADIKFANGSKETAIAMPKGSTALQEKVNASIKDIQDTGLLKEYQKEANKLMFQDGSFYEKYGNYFVTGTLITIALAAIGVLCGAILGSLLALMKLAKTRWLRWPAACYIEFVRGTPLLIQIFIVFFGTQIIGMDVSAFVSGCIALSLNSAAYVAEIIRAGISAVNKGQMEAARSLGMTQGASMRYIILPQAVKNILPALGNEFVTVIKESSIVSVIGVTELMFMTGVVQGASFKPFIPLIITSLIYFVLTFSLSRLLGVAERRMRTSD, encoded by the coding sequence ATGCAGAAGCATTTATTACAAAAGTTTGCAGCAATTTTACTTGTTTTTATAGTTGTATTTTCTGGCTTCACATCCGTGTTCGCCGCTGATACTGAAGATCAAACTTTAGCTAAGATTCAAGAAAAAGGCGTTTTGACGGTTGGCCTTTCCGCTGACTATCCACCGTATGAATTTCATCAAACAATCGACGGTAAAGATAAAGTCGTTGGTTTTGACGTAAGTATTGCGGAAAAAATTGCCAAAGATTTAGATGTTAAATTAGATATTAAAGAAATGAACTTTGATAGCTTACTTGGTTCACTAAAAACCGGCAAAATTGATATGATTATTTCGGGGATGTCCCCGACGCCCGAACGCCAAAAAGAAGTAGATTTCTCAGATCCATACATGTTCGTTCAGCAACGCGTTGTGATTAGAAAAACGGATAAAGATAAATTTACAAGCGTGAATGATTTTAGCGGCGTAAAAGTTGGTGCCCAAAAACAAACGACACAAGAAGAATTAGCTCAAAACGAACTAGTTGGTTCAGAAGTAGTTTCCCTTCAAAAAGTACCGGACCTTATTCTTAACCTTAAAAGCAACAAAGTAGATGCCGTTGTTTTAGAAGGCCCTGTTGCTGAAGCATATATTAGTCAAGATAAGACACTCGCTATGGCGGATATCAAATTTGCTAATGGTAGCAAAGAAACAGCCATCGCAATGCCGAAAGGTTCCACTGCTTTACAAGAAAAAGTCAACGCCTCTATTAAAGATATACAAGATACCGGCTTACTAAAAGAATATCAAAAAGAAGCTAACAAACTAATGTTCCAAGATGGTAGCTTTTACGAAAAATATGGTAATTACTTTGTCACTGGTACATTAATCACCATTGCCCTTGCCGCTATCGGCGTATTATGTGGCGCCATTCTCGGCTCATTACTAGCCCTCATGAAATTGGCGAAAACAAGATGGTTACGCTGGCCAGCAGCATGTTATATTGAATTTGTCCGTGGTACGCCACTTCTTATTCAAATTTTCATCGTCTTTTTCGGAACACAAATTATCGGTATGGACGTATCCGCCTTTGTTTCCGGTTGTATCGCCCTATCGCTAAACAGTGCTGCTTACGTTGCTGAAATTATCCGCGCAGGTATTTCTGCTGTCAACAAAGGTCAAATGGAAGCAGCTCGTTCCCTTGGTATGACACAAGGAGCTAGCATGCGTTACATCATCTTACCGCAAGCCGTGAAAAATATTCTTCCTGCACTTGGTAATGAATTCGTTACTGTTATTAAAGAATCTTCCATCGTATCCGTTATCGGTGTAACAGAGCTAATGTTTATGACTGGCGTAGTCCAAGGCGCAAGCTTCAAGCCATTTATTCCGCTAATCATTACATCGTTAATTTACTTTGTACTAACATTTAGCCTGTCGAGACTACTAGGTGTTGCTGAAAGGAGAATGAGAACAAGTGATTAA
- a CDS encoding amino acid ABC transporter ATP-binding protein, producing the protein MINIKNLHKHFGKLEVLKGIDLEIASGEVVVVIGPSGSGKSTFLRCLNLLEQPTTGTILFENKDLMAKQTNVNELRQKMGMVFQNFNLFPHKNVLENLMLAPMKVKNEDSAAAKKHALSLLEKVGLADKATSYPSQLSGGQQQRVAIARALAMNPDVMLFDEPTSALDPEMVGEVLSVMKSLAKEGMTMVVVTHEMGFAREVADRVVFMDAGVIQEQGTPEEVFGNPQNDRTKDFLGKVLA; encoded by the coding sequence GTGATTAATATTAAAAATTTACACAAACATTTTGGCAAATTAGAAGTCTTAAAAGGTATTGACCTTGAAATCGCATCTGGAGAAGTGGTCGTAGTTATCGGCCCTTCCGGAAGTGGAAAAAGTACTTTCTTACGTTGCCTGAACTTATTAGAACAACCAACAACTGGTACGATTCTTTTCGAAAACAAAGACCTAATGGCGAAACAAACCAACGTCAACGAACTTCGTCAAAAAATGGGCATGGTTTTCCAAAACTTCAACTTGTTTCCACATAAAAACGTTCTTGAAAACCTAATGTTAGCGCCTATGAAAGTGAAAAATGAAGATAGTGCAGCTGCGAAAAAACACGCCCTTTCTCTCCTTGAAAAAGTCGGTCTAGCTGATAAAGCAACTAGCTATCCTTCCCAACTTTCTGGTGGACAACAACAACGGGTAGCCATTGCCCGAGCACTCGCAATGAATCCTGATGTAATGCTATTCGATGAACCAACTTCCGCACTCGACCCCGAAATGGTTGGTGAAGTATTAAGTGTTATGAAGTCACTTGCTAAAGAAGGTATGACAATGGTTGTCGTAACGCACGAAATGGGGTTCGCAAGAGAAGTTGCCGACCGTGTTGTCTTCATGGATGCTGGCGTGATTCAAGAACAAGGCACTCCCGAAGAAGTATTCGGAAACCCGCAAAACGATCGTACAAAAGACTTTTTAGGAAAAGTTTTAGCATAA
- a CDS encoding pyridoxal phosphate-dependent aminotransferase — protein sequence MNHSKIAKKHQQMPVNILADIGTLAKTMPDILDLSIGDPDLITDESIINAAFEDVRAGHTKYTESGGDVELIDAIRGYFSRNYDLSFERSQIRATVGALHGMYLTLQTILDDGDEVIIHEPYFSPYKDQVLNSGGTPIIIPTYEKDDFAINVDILEAAITDKTKALILNSPNNPTGAVFSPETFEKIANLAKKYDFFILSDEVYDGFSFYEDFVPMAKFAPDHTITFGSMSKNFAMTGWRLGYMIAPTYLNEAAKIINEGITYSAPTPSQRAAIYALNHSETLIPLVAETFQKRLEYIAKRVEKIPYLSLHPLKGSIYAFINISKTNMDSVSFTEYVLKETQVLVIPGLAFGESGDNYVRLAATQDISVLEEAFNRLAKLTF from the coding sequence ATGAATCACTCAAAGATTGCTAAAAAACATCAACAAATGCCTGTGAACATTCTCGCTGATATTGGCACACTTGCAAAAACAATGCCTGATATTCTCGATTTATCCATCGGTGATCCTGATTTAATTACGGATGAATCGATTATTAATGCTGCTTTTGAAGACGTTCGTGCTGGTCATACAAAATATACCGAATCCGGTGGCGACGTGGAACTCATTGATGCTATTCGTGGTTATTTTAGCCGTAATTACGATCTTTCTTTTGAACGTAGCCAAATCCGTGCAACAGTCGGCGCGCTTCATGGTATGTATTTAACTTTGCAAACCATTCTTGACGACGGCGATGAAGTTATTATTCATGAACCTTACTTCTCGCCTTATAAAGATCAAGTATTGAATTCTGGTGGTACACCAATCATTATTCCAACCTACGAAAAAGATGATTTTGCGATTAATGTTGATATTTTAGAAGCAGCCATTACTGATAAAACAAAAGCTTTAATTTTAAATTCACCTAATAATCCCACCGGTGCTGTTTTTTCACCAGAAACCTTTGAAAAAATTGCTAATCTAGCGAAAAAATATGATTTCTTTATTTTATCGGATGAAGTATATGATGGTTTTAGTTTTTATGAAGACTTCGTACCAATGGCCAAATTCGCACCGGACCATACGATTACATTCGGTAGTATGTCTAAAAACTTCGCAATGACCGGTTGGCGTTTAGGATATATGATTGCTCCGACTTATTTAAACGAAGCTGCGAAGATTATTAATGAAGGAATTACTTATTCAGCTCCTACACCGTCTCAAAGAGCTGCTATTTACGCGTTAAATCATTCTGAGACACTAATTCCTTTAGTAGCAGAAACCTTCCAAAAACGCCTAGAATACATCGCAAAACGGGTCGAAAAAATTCCATATCTTTCTTTACATCCACTTAAAGGTTCGATTTACGCCTTTATCAACATTTCTAAAACAAACATGGATTCCGTTTCATTTACAGAATATGTGTTAAAAGAAACGCAAGTCCTCGTAATTCCTGGGCTAGCTTTTGGTGAATCTGGTGATAATTATGTTCGCCTAGCTGCAACCCAAGACATCAGCGTGCTAGAAGAAGCGTTCAATCGCCTAGCCAAATTAACATTTTAA
- a CDS encoding HAD family hydrolase translates to MKAVVFDFDGTMLDTENLWYTETMNYLKETYGIDLPDEVYQQIIGTSEEPIIRYMMEATNGAFDKEAFLTTVAEACHLGQQSLGFRDGFKEFFEQVKANDYKIGLATSSGFDWIEPTLNRLGILADFETIQTADHVDEIKPHPALYLQAVEALGVKPEEAVAIEDSKNGALSAMQAGLKVYIVPNEATKNITFPKEATVVSSFAEINLK, encoded by the coding sequence GTGAAGGCGGTTGTTTTTGATTTTGATGGAACTATGCTTGATACGGAAAATTTATGGTATACGGAGACAATGAACTATTTGAAAGAGACGTACGGTATTGATTTGCCAGATGAAGTTTATCAACAAATTATCGGGACAAGTGAAGAACCAATTATTCGCTATATGATGGAAGCAACGAACGGGGCTTTTGATAAGGAAGCATTTTTAACTACTGTGGCAGAAGCTTGTCATCTTGGTCAACAATCACTTGGCTTTCGTGATGGTTTTAAAGAGTTTTTTGAACAAGTAAAAGCGAATGATTACAAAATAGGTCTTGCAACAAGTTCGGGATTTGACTGGATTGAGCCTACGCTGAATCGTCTGGGTATTTTAGCTGATTTTGAGACAATACAAACGGCAGACCATGTGGATGAAATTAAGCCACATCCGGCACTTTACTTACAAGCAGTGGAAGCACTTGGGGTTAAACCAGAAGAAGCCGTTGCGATAGAAGATTCCAAAAATGGTGCGCTGTCAGCAATGCAGGCTGGGTTAAAAGTGTATATCGTACCGAATGAAGCTACAAAAAACATCACTTTTCCAAAAGAGGCGACGGTTGTTTCTTCTTTTGCAGAAATCAATTTAAAATAA
- a CDS encoding NCS2 family permease, with product MFQLKANGTDVKTEVISGFTTFLTMVYIVVVNPAILSAAGVPFNTVFMATIISAVIGTLWMAIFANYPIAIAPGLGMNAYFVTVVTTQKLDYSVAFAAVFVAGIIFLLLSLTPLREKIIEAIPHNLKAGITAGIGLFIAFLGFRMTGIIVSNDSNLVGLGDLHSKEAILAIVGLLITLILLALNVKGALFIGMIATGIIAFITGELKFTDGIVKLPPMPEFVFTNPIHAFGDVMSYGLYAVVLSFLLITIFDTTGTMIGVAKKAGLMKGESLPNAKQALMADAVATSVGSMFGTTPTSAYIESSAGVATGGRTGLTTLTVAILFMVSAFFAPLVGAVSGISAITAPALIVVGSMMIGAVKEIDWDTLDEAFPAFLVILAMPLTSSIAIGLAFGFISYPVLKVFTGKWRELNWFLIVIAVLFFILVAFLPH from the coding sequence ATGTTTCAATTAAAGGCAAACGGTACAGATGTTAAAACTGAAGTTATCTCTGGTTTTACTACATTCCTAACGATGGTATATATCGTAGTAGTTAACCCAGCAATTCTTTCCGCAGCAGGTGTTCCATTCAATACTGTATTCATGGCAACAATCATTTCAGCAGTTATCGGTACATTATGGATGGCGATTTTCGCTAACTATCCAATCGCGATTGCGCCAGGACTTGGTATGAACGCTTACTTCGTTACAGTCGTTACAACACAAAAACTAGATTATTCGGTCGCATTCGCTGCGGTCTTTGTAGCAGGTATTATTTTCTTATTACTATCTTTAACACCGCTTCGTGAAAAAATCATTGAAGCCATTCCACATAATTTAAAAGCCGGGATCACAGCTGGTATTGGTTTATTTATCGCTTTCCTTGGCTTCCGTATGACAGGTATTATCGTTTCTAATGATTCCAACTTAGTAGGTTTAGGTGACTTACATTCCAAAGAAGCTATTTTAGCTATTGTTGGGCTTTTAATCACTTTAATCTTGCTTGCTTTAAACGTAAAAGGGGCATTATTCATTGGGATGATTGCTACTGGTATTATTGCTTTTATCACTGGTGAACTGAAATTTACAGATGGTATCGTCAAACTTCCGCCAATGCCAGAATTTGTCTTTACTAATCCCATTCACGCTTTCGGTGATGTGATGAGTTACGGGCTCTATGCCGTCGTCTTGTCCTTCTTGCTCATAACGATTTTTGATACAACAGGAACAATGATTGGTGTCGCTAAAAAGGCTGGCTTGATGAAAGGCGAATCACTGCCAAATGCCAAACAAGCTTTAATGGCTGATGCAGTTGCAACAAGTGTTGGTTCGATGTTTGGTACAACGCCAACAAGTGCTTATATCGAATCATCAGCTGGTGTTGCAACTGGTGGACGTACGGGGCTTACTACCCTTACAGTAGCTATCTTGTTCATGGTATCAGCATTCTTCGCACCACTTGTTGGTGCTGTCTCTGGAATTTCTGCTATTACTGCACCAGCACTTATCGTTGTTGGTAGTATGATGATTGGTGCTGTTAAAGAAATCGACTGGGATACATTAGATGAAGCATTCCCTGCTTTCTTAGTTATTCTAGCTATGCCACTTACTTCAAGCATCGCAATCGGCTTAGCATTCGGATTTATTTCTTACCCAGTATTAAAAGTATTCACTGGTAAATGGCGTGAACTTAACTGGTTCCTAATCGTTATTGCCGTATTATTCTTCATTCTCGTAGCATTTTTACCACATTAA
- a CDS encoding type 1 glutamine amidotransferase domain-containing protein — protein MTLKGKKVIALVSEDFEDLELWYPVLRLREAGASVHLVAEEAKKIYHGKYGVPVTSDYDFDSVRAEDYDGILVPGGWSPDKLRRFDSVLNLVRAFDKAKKPIGQICHAGWVLVSAGILEGVNVTSTPGIKDDMTNAGAIWHNEPVVTDGHIISSRRPPDLPEYLPAFISALED, from the coding sequence ATGACTTTAAAAGGTAAAAAAGTTATTGCCCTTGTAAGTGAAGACTTTGAGGATTTAGAACTTTGGTATCCAGTGCTTAGATTACGCGAGGCAGGAGCTTCTGTGCATTTAGTTGCAGAGGAAGCAAAAAAGATTTATCACGGTAAGTACGGAGTCCCTGTTACTTCTGATTATGATTTTGATTCTGTTCGCGCAGAAGATTATGATGGGATTTTAGTTCCAGGTGGCTGGTCCCCAGACAAATTACGCCGTTTTGATAGCGTACTAAATTTGGTTCGTGCGTTTGATAAGGCGAAAAAACCAATCGGACAAATTTGCCATGCTGGATGGGTACTTGTTTCGGCCGGTATTTTAGAAGGTGTGAATGTCACAAGTACGCCGGGAATTAAAGACGATATGACGAATGCGGGAGCTATTTGGCATAACGAGCCTGTTGTAACAGACGGTCACATTATTTCAAGTCGTCGCCCACCAGACCTTCCAGAATATTTACCAGCATTTATTTCCGCTTTAGAAGATTAA
- a CDS encoding ribulose-phosphate 3-epimerase → MEERLYELEDKVQDLELEVHDLRDRIQLLEDKPDVRSSLLGHNVWVLIPLVAIISWMVVEIFS, encoded by the coding sequence ATGGAAGAACGTTTATACGAACTTGAAGATAAAGTACAGGACCTCGAGCTTGAAGTGCATGACTTGCGCGATAGAATTCAACTACTCGAAGATAAACCAGATGTTCGCTCTAGCTTACTTGGTCATAATGTATGGGTCTTAATTCCATTAGTCGCTATTATTTCTTGGATGGTTGTAGAAATTTTTAGTTGA
- a CDS encoding PTS lactose/cellobiose transporter subunit IIA — MEIQVEEAVVKLILHGGNTRKEAYKAIDYAEKYQFDEADKHLQIAQEQFQEGHIWQTKLVSIRDSETVAHPSFLLIHGQDHLMTAQAELQLAKRIIEQYKHQQRLEERLTKLENQA; from the coding sequence ATGGAAATTCAAGTAGAAGAAGCTGTTGTAAAACTCATTTTGCATGGCGGAAACACGCGCAAAGAAGCATACAAAGCCATTGATTATGCAGAAAAATATCAATTCGATGAAGCCGATAAACATTTACAAATCGCACAAGAGCAATTCCAAGAAGGTCATATTTGGCAAACGAAATTAGTATCCATTCGCGACTCAGAAACGGTAGCTCATCCTTCCTTTTTACTTATTCATGGGCAGGATCACTTAATGACCGCACAAGCAGAATTGCAACTCGCTAAAAGAATTATTGAACAATATAAACATCAACAACGCTTAGAAGAACGACTTACTAAACTTGAAAATCAAGCATGA
- a CDS encoding GNAT family N-acetyltransferase, whose protein sequence is MNYEMISDYKDNKMYRDSFNRLAESTFDINFEEWYRDGFWNDKYICYSYIDDNKVIANVSINKMNLIYQGEDYRALQIGTVMTHPDYRGQGLAKKLLEHVIAKYEDQYDFLYLFANDTVLDFYPKFGFERVEESSFTVDACSLKRESSNLKKLNPGNKTDFQLISRIVSEKTPLSNILDVRESEDLLMFYVLIALKNELYYIEELDVIVLMEQEDADLYVLDILSTKKLDVVEVLRYLPIKKIETIHLLFTPEKSKYIDAAHIIETEDMLFVRPNILTNENYFLFPATSHA, encoded by the coding sequence ATGAATTATGAAATGATAAGTGATTATAAAGATAATAAAATGTATCGTGATAGTTTTAATAGGCTTGCTGAAAGTACATTTGATATTAATTTTGAAGAATGGTACAGGGACGGCTTTTGGAATGATAAGTATATTTGCTATTCATATATTGATGATAACAAGGTAATCGCGAATGTCTCTATCAATAAGATGAATCTAATTTACCAAGGGGAAGATTACCGCGCTTTGCAAATTGGGACAGTAATGACGCATCCGGATTATCGGGGGCAGGGGCTTGCTAAGAAATTATTAGAGCATGTAATAGCTAAATACGAAGACCAGTATGATTTTCTTTATCTATTTGCGAATGATACTGTACTGGATTTTTACCCGAAATTTGGATTTGAGCGTGTGGAGGAAAGCAGTTTTACTGTAGATGCTTGCAGTTTGAAAAGAGAATCTAGTAATTTAAAAAAGCTGAATCCCGGTAATAAAACGGATTTTCAGCTAATAAGTCGTATTGTATCCGAAAAAACGCCACTTTCTAATATTCTAGATGTTCGAGAAAGTGAAGATTTACTGATGTTTTATGTATTGATTGCCTTGAAAAATGAGCTTTATTATATAGAAGAATTAGATGTAATTGTATTAATGGAGCAAGAAGATGCTGATTTATATGTGCTAGATATACTTAGTACGAAAAAACTAGATGTGGTGGAAGTTCTAAGGTATCTACCTATCAAAAAAATCGAAACAATTCATCTTCTTTTCACACCGGAAAAAAGCAAATACATTGATGCCGCGCATATTATTGAAACGGAAGATATGTTGTTTGTGCGCCCGAATATACTTACGAATGAGAATTATTTCTTATTCCCAGCTACATCTCATGCTTGA
- a CDS encoding metal-sulfur cluster assembly factor: MDEQLKENLMGALEQVIDPELGIDIVNIGLVYDVELDDDGLCTVSMTLTTMGCPLAGILTEQVQMALSDIPEVKDTNVNLVWNPPWTKDRMSRYAKIALGIR, translated from the coding sequence ATGGATGAGCAACTGAAAGAAAATCTAATGGGCGCACTAGAACAAGTTATCGATCCAGAACTTGGAATTGATATTGTGAATATTGGGCTTGTATACGATGTTGAATTAGATGATGACGGACTTTGCACAGTATCAATGACGCTTACAACAATGGGATGTCCGCTTGCTGGTATTTTGACTGAGCAAGTACAGATGGCGCTTAGTGATATTCCAGAAGTGAAGGATACGAATGTAAATCTTGTTTGGAATCCACCTTGGACTAAAGATCGTATGTCACGCTATGCAAAAATAGCGCTTGGAATACGTTAA
- the yjfP gene encoding esterase has product MIQVENEQIAGIPVLHISNSENADKMLPTIIFYHGFTSQKELYLHYGYLLAQRGFRVILPDAKLHGERLQGANPEDQATFFWDVIETNITEFPLITDELIKAGKTDANRIGVGGVSMGAITSLGLLGLYENIKVAVSLMGSAYYVDFAKELSKYALAQGLTFPFDVDERILALQKYDLTQNITKINNRPLLLWHGKKDDVVPFAYSEKLYQTLVEESLADNVQFIIDDNAKHKVSVEGMLQGVSFFEKFL; this is encoded by the coding sequence ATGATTCAAGTAGAAAATGAACAAATTGCGGGAATACCAGTTTTACATATTAGTAATAGCGAAAATGCAGATAAAATGTTACCAACAATTATCTTTTATCATGGCTTTACATCTCAAAAAGAATTATATTTACATTATGGCTATTTACTTGCGCAACGTGGCTTCCGCGTGATTTTGCCAGATGCGAAGTTACATGGCGAGCGCCTACAAGGAGCAAATCCGGAAGACCAGGCTACATTCTTTTGGGATGTGATTGAAACGAATATTACGGAGTTCCCGCTGATTACAGATGAGCTAATTAAAGCTGGGAAAACAGATGCGAATCGTATCGGTGTTGGCGGAGTTTCCATGGGAGCTATTACTTCGCTTGGCCTTCTTGGGCTATATGAAAATATTAAAGTAGCCGTTAGTTTAATGGGAAGTGCCTATTATGTTGATTTTGCTAAAGAGCTATCCAAATATGCGTTGGCGCAAGGGTTAACTTTTCCGTTTGATGTGGATGAACGGATTTTAGCGCTACAAAAATATGATTTAACTCAAAATATCACCAAAATAAATAACCGACCATTGTTACTTTGGCATGGCAAAAAAGACGATGTGGTACCTTTTGCGTACAGCGAAAAGTTATACCAAACATTAGTAGAAGAAAGCTTGGCAGATAATGTGCAATTTATCATTGATGATAATGCAAAACACAAAGTTTCTGTTGAAGGAATGCTACAAGGGGTCAGCTTTTTTGAGAAATTCTTATAA
- a CDS encoding Cof-type HAD-IIB family hydrolase: MNQTYELKEQTMSKKLIVLDLDGTTLRDDLTISSHTKNTLEKARLAGHEVMIATGRPYRISGSYYHELGLTTPIVNFNGAVYHHPRLTTFAEGYHHAIDLQVVHELLDFSNGFSLDNIAAEVQDNVFLKERNNSVPETFHLGTENIVFGNIRDAIKSDATSLLFFGKLDQLDLISKHLDESLSGVISHHTWGASAWPAVEIIKFGIHKAIGVQAAAKTLGFDRKDIIAFGDETNDLQMLDYAGVGVAMGNATESVKNVANVVTASNQDDGIAVYLEENLNL, from the coding sequence TTGAACCAAACATATGAATTAAAGGAGCAAACTATGTCTAAAAAACTAATCGTACTAGACCTTGATGGCACAACACTTAGAGATGATTTAACTATCTCTTCGCATACAAAAAACACTTTAGAAAAGGCGCGCTTGGCCGGTCATGAAGTAATGATTGCAACCGGACGCCCATATCGAATTAGCGGTTCTTATTACCATGAACTAGGATTAACAACACCGATTGTAAATTTCAATGGTGCCGTGTATCATCATCCTAGACTCACTACATTTGCGGAAGGTTATCACCATGCCATTGATTTACAAGTTGTTCACGAGTTACTTGATTTTTCCAACGGCTTTTCATTAGATAATATCGCAGCAGAAGTACAAGATAACGTCTTCTTAAAAGAACGAAACAACAGCGTTCCTGAAACATTCCATTTAGGCACTGAAAATATTGTATTCGGAAACATCCGTGATGCGATTAAATCAGATGCTACTTCATTATTGTTTTTCGGAAAACTGGACCAACTCGATTTAATTAGCAAGCACTTGGATGAATCTCTTTCTGGCGTTATTTCTCATCATACATGGGGTGCATCTGCTTGGCCAGCTGTAGAAATTATTAAATTCGGTATTCATAAAGCCATTGGCGTGCAAGCCGCAGCTAAAACACTTGGTTTTGACCGTAAAGATATCATTGCATTTGGAGATGAAACGAATGATTTACAAATGCTTGATTATGCCGGCGTTGGTGTTGCTATGGGAAATGCCACTGAGTCCGTGAAAAACGTTGCCAACGTGGTAACAGCATCTAACCAAGATGATGGGATCGCAGTCTATTTAGAAGAAAACTTAAACTTATAA